ACCTGCattgtgtgttcacttctcagacGTCTTTGTATTCGACTCCTCTGTTGTTGACTTCTGATATGCAGGTGACCATGCTGAGGCAGGGATACATGTGCTATATGCagagttttctttattattacatAAACATGGAGGGAAAACTAAGCCCCATATGGATATAAGATAAGCCTTTTTCTCAACATATTCAtatatgtgggcatgtgtgttcaTAGGAAGATCTGCACAAGTTTCAGATATTTATGTTTTGTAGTTCCATAGAGAGGGGATAACATCGTGTTTAAACTGATGCACTTTTTCAGTTATGAATGGAAGCTACACTATATACTCCAGGAAAATAGAGTataaaataatcacaaaaatTTCTTTGGAGCCGTAAAAAAATGTATTAGTAAAGTTTAGAAAGTAAAAACTTGAGTTGTAGATATTTGACAGTTTTATATGCATTAAAGATTATGGTATTAATTTTCAAGATACCTTAAATCTCAAAGAAATGATCTCTAAAGATTTGTGTTGTAAAGTCACTGTGAATATCAAGGCTGTTGAGAACTAAGTATATCATTAGCTAATTAAACTAGAGGTTTTCTTTGCCATTTGAAATGACCTGTGGAAGTGTTTCCTTCTGAGATTGAGATTCCCAAGTCGAACTAAACATTCAACATTCATGACACTCTCCATGAGCATGAAGCTTTTATTGATAGCAATTACTCAATTACTAGATCAAAATGCTAGACCAAAGTCAAGGGTCACTTATTGCAGGCCTCATACACTTACaatgttttactttattattatacatgttcccaattaaaaaaaaatttaaaattctttctggttgaaaatattttcagaaagaaataGCCTAAGGGAACAAAGCTATACTGTGTGTCATGTTATAGACTACAAAATATTGACATTTGAGTGGCCCATTTAAGTATGGTGCAAAAATACTTACATATCTCttatagaaagaaatattttaataaacattcATATTATAATAGCTAAAATGTAGATATGatactcttttaaatttttcatgagGTTTCATATGTGATATGCTCTACCCTCTTAAAGTATATAATTAAGTGGCTATAGTATATTCAGATTGTGTGACCATCATCACTCTCAATTGTCAGGACATTCTCATCACCCAGGAAGCCACCCCTGTAGCTATCAGCAGTTACTTCTCTGACTCTTCTTCCCCAGTCTGTGGCAATGAGACATGATAGCATTCAAGTAGTTTGTTATTTAGCAAAATCATGGACCAGAAGAGTAATCTCAGGAAGTCTCCTAGTTTGCTGTTTAACCCTAGCAGCTTCTGGAGGAAGATCCACAACCTTCTATAGTAGCTATGTGCACTTTAAAAGTTAATGAGTGAAGTAACCACAGAATAGATATGTCCATAGAATACAAAGtagggtgacttctgccagccagATCTTGTCTGACTTGTATCTTAGGCAGAATGTAGGGATAGTCACAGCTTGCCAGCAGAAGAACATGATTAGCCAACTTTGCAGCTATAATCTCAGTCAGGGCTCAAAGCTTAAAAGTCATATGCGATATTAATATTTTAGAATTTGTTCTCAGATTTATTACATTATTTCATTGATTTACCATTTAATTACTTTAATTTTAACAGAAGCATTAGTCCTTATTTGCTACACAAATAAGCTAAACCAATTTAGGGGACTCTATCTACCACTAGTTATTACTGGGTCATTACATGTTTCATTGAAAGAAATGCAGTGGCACAAAGAGGGCACACGAAGATACAAATAATGTGCTTACATAAATGCCCATTCCTTTTCATCAGAAGAACATGAAGGGCCTCCGTCCGAGAAGCAAGGCTGTTGTGTATTAACAAATGAAAGCTATAAATTATCTAGGATAATGGCAACATTTCTCTCAGTCAACATCATTGATTAAAGTACCTATTTTACATTTGTGAAAACAAAGAAGTATTAGCATGAAACTTCATTACTAAAGAAGATTTACTAAATTGGGTTTTTAAAGGGCAATCTCTAATTTATTATGTAGTAATTTGTAatcctttcaaatatattttttaagataagccttatgtatcccaggctggcttaaaaTTCTTTATGTAGCCAAGaaggaccttgaacttctgatcctcctgcctccatgtctGGAGTGCTGGGTTAATTAGATGCtgagtattgaacccagggctttgggaGGCGAGTACTCTACTAACTGAACTCATCCCAAGCTCTCATAGTTatttctttccagagaatttcacAGATTTCAGATGAAAATAGAAAAGCTCCAAAGTGAGTATGTTTTCAACGGTCATTTGGAGcataaaagaaaagcccagggctGAGGATAGAGCTCCTGAGAGTAGAGTAGTAGCCTACTATGTGATAGgctctgggctcaattcccagcactgaaagagaagggaagaagagcaaAACAACAATGTATAATCAAAAAGAACCACCCGCACATTAGAACCTGGTTGCCAAAGTCTGGTCAACCAATTCTTGTTTGACCTGAATTTTCAGAAGAACTCAGGGTATTTCTTCATAGTTTGTCAtacttcaaacatttttaaatgatccCAATAAGCTGGATGACCTTGGGTATCCTGAAACAATTAGAGTAAGCTTAATGTTTTATGAGCCAAGTGTCTCCTTAAAACCTTTCTTGTATAGGAATCCTTGTCTTAGACTCTACTGCTGCAGACCCCACCTAAGGTAGCCCTTTCCTCAAAGCTGAGCTTCATGCCAGCAAGAGTGCTCCTTCCTAAAGTTCTGCTGAGGTAAGGGTAAGATATGGTGATGTCACTGGCAAAATTATTGCTCCATGTATTTTATGTAGAAAAATTACCGGTTTTATAATGTAATGTGATTTTAAGTGCTTTGCTGAATTGACTTTGCCTTAGATTATCAGCATTCCATAGGTACATAACATAGCTATGTCATTTTAATAATTAACACTGTATTGATATTGATATTTTCCTCTagattcttcccttccctctctcctttcttcccctccctatCCTTTCCtgttcctccctttttcttttttgtagtgcCAGGGGTCAAACCTAGGACCTCACCCATTCTAGGTATGCTCGTTGTATCTCTGAGCTGTCCCCTCAAATCCCATGTGTTTATTTCTGGGTTGAGCCATGTAATAAGCAATGAACTGTGTGGAGTCGGCAAATGTTTGAAGTGGCTTGGTGAGAAAAGTATGTGGAAGGAAATGTTCAGGAGTAAATGGCATTTGAGAAGCTTCCATGTCTGATGCCTGAGAGTTTTGCTCTTGCCCAAGATAAGTTGTATTTCTCAAGACATGGAAGAAACTCCTGCTCTGAGTGTTATCCCATAAAAACAGCAATGGTCTACTCCAGGGTATGAAAGATTGACTGCAGACACGGACCTACATGTAAATGCTTTGAGATTCTCTAATGGAAACAGATTAGACAAACAGAGAAGGATAAAAGAGTGAAAGCAAGAACAAATGGCCTTAGAAAGAAATATCACCTGGAGCCCTTCTCAGCCCATGGACATTGAAGTACTAGTTGAAGACAGGCAGAAGCTCACGAGTTGGATGCTATGAAAcattttatacattatatattttttggatTAAATATATTCTTCTACACCATTTTTAAACAttccttggtgtgtgtgtaggggggggggtgaagagaaaggaaattccagagactcaggaagtcaaaaAGTCTGGGAAAGGGTTGTAAGCCAAAACAACAGCGTGGAGGGAGCCTCCCTGATTGAGCCGCCTGCAAGTGGTGCAGTATACTCAAGACTCCTCTTGAGCCGCCTGCATGTTGTGCCAGGTGCCCAAACTCTCTGAGCTGGCCGCAAGAAGTACTGTGTGCTCCATGCTCTTTGATAGAACTGCCTGCAAGTGGTGCAGTGGGCTTGAGACTTTAGGATCAGCCCAGCTGCCTGCAGGTGTGCAGAGACCCCGAGATGCAGCTTTTGTGAGTCATCATCCATGCTGGTGTGGGCTCTTCAGTGATGTAGCTGCTCTAGTGAGGTcatcaccctgctctgtaagttaCCCTAATAAACTCACTGGCTCGTCAAACCTGAGTTTTGTGTAATGgtactttggtctgttgtcagTGCCCTATCTTGAGAGAAGACATTTGTTCCCATCACCCTAGAAAGAATAACagtgtttttaaaaagggagTTTAGGGGAGGATGTTTTGggggagcagagagaggcagaggcagccaCAGGTCTATACCAAGTTGGGGAAGGCAGAGGAAAAGGCTTGAGCAGAGTACAtggagggttttttgttgttgtttttgtttttgtgtgtgtgtgtgtggagatgtagaaattctctggaaagatcatgCCAATGCTATTATGAGTCAAAGTAGAAGAGTTTATTACCCGGGACCAAAAAGCTTAAGGTAGTTCTCCTAAGaagctttttgctttttttccattttatagttttcatagcccaGAAGAGGGGCAAGTTAACAAACAAGATAtgacaatttgcatatcaatcatttctgtagtcaggccaccctaacaatgaactccattttactttgttttagcctaaccTGTCTTCTTATCATctctttgggccctttctggacagttccttctttgtgATTTTTCCATCCAAGCTAAGTTTTAGCCCCTTAGcaagtaactcagtgaatcagctcaacttttagcttcttttctaccacacagGTGCTTAAGGCTTCTTGCTACAGCAAATGAAtacccatccagctttatgtaggtggctggggaactcaacctgggttgtcaggctttgcaagcaagttcacttaactgctgagccatctacccacctctatttaaattttcttaaagaaaacttttttttttgttgtttttttgagatagggtctcattctagcctaggatgacctggaattcactatggagtctcagggtggcctcaaactcatggcaatcctcctacctctgcctcccagtactgggattaaaggcatgtgccacaacgcccggaaagaaaacatttttatcgAAGTATAATGTATAGAAAACTGCACAGACCATGAGTTTACAGCTTTATAAATTCTTCATAAACTGAGAATGCCCATGTAACTACCAACTTGAACAAGAAATGATACATTACCAAGACCAAAGATGCTTCCTTTTATGTGTGGTCTGGATTCTATTTATACTAGATATAAGACAGCATTTGTTTCAAATATGTTCAAGGCATTGCTACGTGGAAAACAGGCATGTTTGAGTGTacatacttacatatgtacacatatataaaactGGTATGCTTATGCACATTACAATCAATCTCAGTTATCTGTACTCTACTCATTTATGACTCTGCCCGCTCCAAGTGAAGCAGGATGAttttgtgagtttcaggtcacagtgcctttaaaaaaaatcaactcaagagattttccattcttttctccTTCCAAGCTGTCAGCTCTGTGCCAGTGGATAATGGGAGCCACAGTGAAGAAGTGGTAAGTTGAAATGTTAGTCTAGAAGCTGGACTTGTATCTAGACTCTAGATTCTTCCTTCGCTATGGGATTTACCCCTCAATTGTCATGAAAAGCCAGGTTTTTGTGCCTAGAGAATGGGAACAAGGGATGCCCCTCCTGTACTGAGCTCCCGGAAGGTTTAGCACTCTACGGATAAGGGTATCAGCAATTTCCTTCTGACCTGCTCAGAAATGGGTGCTTATTTCCCTTCTCATGCTCATCACAACCCAATGCCTTCttgcatctttctttctgtgcAGCACTTAGGGAGGCTTCCCTGCAGTCTGGCACGTCCCCATCACTAAGGATGCTGGATTTGTGCAGGCCTCCCTTAACAACAGCTCTGGGGTAAATTGTGTTTCAGTGACAGCAGCTTTTCCAACCTGATTTGTGTTTTCCCCCAGGTGACTCGCTGCATCATTGAGGTCCTCTCAAATGCACTTTCGAAGTCCAACATTCCACCTATCACCCCTGAGTGCCAGCAAGCCCTGAAGGACAGTAAGTGTCCCATACTTCAGACAGATCTTTGTCCCTGCTCTTGCTCCCTCTACTTTACTGAACCCTCAGGGCATACTGGAATGGAAAGAGTATTGATAGACTAGGGTAGTAATGGGGAGACAGAGATGACTTCTTTGTTCTACTGCTCAGTAGCCATTGGAAGATCCCTTGCATCTCTGGGCTAATTTCTTCAATGAGGAGATTGAGCTCAACCAGTCTCTGACATGCCATCAGTTCTTAAATTTGTTTGGTTTTAGAATTTGGATTTTCAAAACAGGCCATCAGTGTAGAAACAGTTGGTTTGAGAATTCCTGTCTTATGATTGGATGAGGAGGATATTTAGGATGTGGTGGAAGATGATTGGAGAGCAGCAACATTGAAGACCTACTCCAGGTCTAGACTGGTATGATTCTCTATACTGCAGAGCTTCTGTGGGGAAAAGAAAATGCTTGTACAGGATTGAGACCTGACATTATGAGATTCATTTCGAAAACCTATGTAATGTTTCTTTATGCATGAAAGCAAACTGACTCAAAAACATCCACTTTTTAGTTTTTAGTCAAactgtatacagtggatttttttctttcttttcacctttAAGCTCTCATTGCAAGTCAATCCTGTTCCAATTGCTGTGTGTGGGTTTTTGCAcacaaaaatgttaataataaaaaaaaaaacttcagaggcAATATTTAAATAGCAGCCTCAAGCACCAGTCAGGGCCAGACTGGCGGGAAGCATGATGGAGTTAACACAAGACAGAGTGAGTAGCAGTGTCAGTCACATGCCCGTTGTGAGGAAGTGTGGACTAATTGCTCCACTCTTGCTCATCCTATGCAGAGCTTCAGACTCTGTTGTCAGGTCTGGATATTCAGTTTTTGCAAGTTTTCCAAggaagttacttatttatttatttatttatttatttatttatttatttgtttatttattgtgatgttggagatcaaactcagggccttactCAGGCTGCATTAGCATTCGACCACTGAATTAAATCCCATGTTCTAATTCTGATTTTTAAGTAACACTTACTATTTAAATATTGTCTCTGAAGTTTAGAGCAAACAGATGTCAGCTCTGGGCCACCACTTTGCAGGTTCCATTCAGTTGtagctgtctctctccttgcaatgaATCCTGAGGTAATCATGAAGATCAGCATGGCTGGCTGGGTGGAGGAATGCCTGTGTGGCCTTTGTCCCCATCCAAGCCCAtcgcctttctcactctgtcccgCATGTCCTGCTTCAGTCTGTACTCAGTACACCAATGAGGATTGGAAGAAGGGATAGAATCACCGTGTTGTGGCTTAAAGAGGTTTTAAGGACTAAGTAGTCCAAATTGTTAACATTTACAAGATTTCTCTGGCCAGGGTTGTCTTTGTAGCATGATTACATGGAAAGGGCATTTTTCCCCCTTTAACTTGAAAGCAAGGATGAGCTTCACACCTTGGTTTTACAGATGGATCGTGACTATGTGTGATTTATCACAGCCCTTTTCCAATCTCACCTGCCATGGCTTAGTGCTAAGTTTAGGAGGAAGTGCTCAGGCACAAGCTGCTACAGGCAGTACATATTTacttgtggaaaaaaataaagacttctgTATGAACACTTAAGACTCTCTTGCCAGTAGGAAAGGGGCCACATAGCCTtgcctgggaggctgagatcCTGCAGTTTagctctccttctgcctctgtcagaATCACATCAGCTTCTATCTGCCCGAGTTTGTCTGGCTGCTATAATAAATGCCATAGCCCAAGAGGCTTCAACCACATACATTTATTTCTCAAAGTTGTAGAGGCTGCTGTCTATGACCTAGGTTCCTGGAGAAGTCCCATTTACTGGCATTAGAGAGCCACCTTCTCACTCTGTCCTCCTGTGTAGAAACAGATCATCTCTCTCATGTGTCCTCTAATTAAGGTCTCATTCCGATCATGAGGGCCCCACCCTCAGGACAAGGCCTCACCTTCTAATACCATCACAGTGGAGAGGAAAATTCCATAGCATGAATTTTGAGGGGTCACACACAGTCATGAATCCAACTCAAAGCCTCATTACTTACCTGTGCCCCCTCCTAAATAGCCCTGCCCTAAGGCTTCACACACAATCCTGTGCTTTGTTTTGTGATGGAATTCTCATGTTGTCACccaagtagccttgaactcattttgtagcctaggctggtctacacctcctggtcctcctgcttcagtcactcaagtgctaagattgcaggtttgttcttttgaggcacAGAGACTGTGACAGAAGAGCCACTACTCAAGTATCTGGCTGTTGAAGGTCAGAGACATTCCTTTGGTCTCATAACTATAAGTATCTTATTATCATGACAGGCTTGGTTTTAAATAAAGAGGTTTAGACAGTCCATTACTTCTTAGAGCTTTTTATAAAccatatatttttgtaaatatttgtttaaaatgacTCATCAGTGTCATTCAAAAGAAAGTCAAATTTCGGCAACCACATATAAGAAgtgaaaagatacagagaaggggCTGGGATtaactgggtaaagtgcttgtcgcACAGATATGAgaacccaagtttggatccccagcactcatgtgaaagctgggtgtggaggaaTACACCCGTGACTCCAGCACTGAAGAGGTGGAGTCCTAGGGTTTGGTGGCTATCTAGTCTAGCTTAATCAGTGAACTTTAGGTTCAGTAAAAGAACACTTCTCAAAAAAACATgatgaagagtgattgaggaagtgatctgacatcaacttctggtctgtacataaatatatgtatgtgcaccTGAATACAAATGTATACTATACAtaaacaaacatgcatacatacacacatatacaccacacacttgtacacacaaAAATACATGTGAAATTAATTTCAGTAgcatatctcatttttttttttactttatttatttatttgcaagcagacagacacatagagaagagaatgaaagggagagaatgggcttgtcaggctctcttaccactgcaattgaactccaggttcatgtgccactttgtgcatctggttttgaatgagtacaggggaatcgagcctaggccAACAatctttgcaagcatgtgcctttaaccacagatcaATCTCCTCAGTCCCTCCATTCTTTTTCTGTTAGGAAGTTATAGAAATCTGGTATGTTCTTATATGTATAGCATATCTCAATTTGGACCAGACACAGCTCAAGAGCTAATGGCTCCTATAATGGATGATGCAAATATAGACCCAGAGCTTCCAGTGGCCTTGGCTTCAAGTCTTCTACTCAAACTTAGTGAGAGAAATTGTCACAAGCATGTCATCTACCTACAGAGACAGTGTTAGCTGCACATCTCTTTCATAGGGTACCTTTGAGGAGGATGTTGTAGAAGATCTTTTGATTTTTGGAAAAGGCAGAAGAGAATAGCCAAACGAGTTATAGCATTTGCTGTTGTACGTAACACTAGGACAACTTAGTGTGCTGAAATGTACCCTCCACCTTGAAGGAGTAGCTAGGACCCGAGTGAAGGAAGAAAAGGTCATTTCCATTGCTGTGCAGATATTTTAAGGGAAGAAATATACCTTCTTCTTATTAACAATTACACTGATGTATTGTTTAATGATGGGGTACATTCTGAGAGGGTTacattgtatgtaaggagtggtaccacAGTTGAATGAAATATTGTCCAATACCTAATTGAACTAAGTTAAACTGTCATTTATTGTTCAGTCAATTGTACATAGTTGACTGGATTGATAAAGTctgataaaataattaaattgtgaaatcttttaattttgattttcctCATTTTGACTAGTTAACTTTATTGACTTAGATTACAGGTAGAGTTATTCACACAATTTTAACTTTTTCACCCTACTTAGAGTAAATAGGCAAAGATTGGTCTTGAATTACACCAATTTATCTCCATGTCGTTCACACCTATGGAGAGAGGAGGATGTACTGGATGAATTCTAAGACTTGTGGTCCTAAGTTCTGATATTTCATAAAGCTCTATCAGGATTTCAATTGAGCAATTAATAGTTCTAAGGAGAGATGGTGGTTGGGAACTGTGAAACATTAAAACTGTAGTTTATTATTAGATGTACTTATGGCCAAAGAGCTTCTGTGGTACaagcttttagaaaatattttatttattaatttgagatagagataggtagagagaaagagagagagagaatgaggtagacagacagagaatgggtgcatcagggccaaattgcagatgcatataccaccttgtgcatctggccttacatgggtacaggggaagttagcctgagtcctctggctttgcaggcaagtgctctaaccagtaagcaatctccccagcccagcataagcttttaaaaggaatttgaatacattctcttattttaaagctgggtgtggtggcaggtgtctttaataccagcactcaggaggcacagataggacaATCActttaagttcaaggtcacctgagactacatagtgaattccaggtcagcctgggctagagagaccctgccttggaaaaccaaaaataaaataaaaaaataaaagcttatttatttatttatgagagggaaggaCCATTCCTCTTGCcaggcctcttgtcattgcatatgaactccacatgtgtgtatcactttgtgcatctggctttatatgggcactggggaatagaacccgagttaataggctttacaagcaagcacctttaactgctcagccatctctccagtcctgaatatattcttcattaaaaaattatcactaagtgctgagaagaagtgacagaggagtgtccagcattgaagcatatcacaccctccaatgctcagggtccattgcaaaagaggtggcgaaaagaaagtaagagccaaaggaagggtaccactccttacatacaacagtccggacagaatttggcctcactatccaagacctcacagtgtctatCAGTAccctcacaagaccctcataataggagaaaaagatgatgacatcaaattaaaagagagacaaatggagagagggagggaatatgatggagagcagagttataaaggggaaagtgggggaggggcggaaataccatggtttgttgtctgtaagtatagaagttgtcaaaaatatatatatttaaaaaattatcactaAGTAATTTCCAAATTGCTTGGGATTTGTGCTCTCTGGAAGCTGGTAATTCCTGAACTGTAAGAATTCCTGAAGTCATGTTTATTCATGTTTTCTTATAGGTGGGAAGGAGGTCAGTGATgaagagaaaagtgaaaataaaaacacaaagtttGAAGTAAGATTGTTAAGAGACCCGGTTGCTGCCTCAGTACCTCACTGGACCTCCAGTAGAGAGGAGGCAGGAGCTCCAGGGGAGAACACTGAAAGCCGGACAGAGTCAGACACTAAtaagtgggaagagggaggaggacacAGCCAAGAGGGAGCAGGTGAGGCCCAGGAGAGCCTCTATCCCTCCAACACTCAAGTGTCCCGAGAAACACAGGCTCACCATTCTgagaagagtgagggagaggagaggaaggaagaagagggagaggagtaTCTGCAGGAGGAGAATAGAGAAGATGCTGAGGAAGAACATCATCCTGAGCCAGGAGAGAAACAGAACACCTTTCTCAGTGATAGAAACCAGGCTGTAGCCATGAAAAAAGAGGAGTTAGTGGCCAGAACTGATTCACAGTCTGCTGGGAACTCTGTGGAGAAGACACACAGCAGGGAGCTAAGCAGCCAGGAGAGTGGCGAGGAGCAGAGGAGCCAGGAGAAACACCCTCAGAAGCTCAACGATGATGCCACCAGCCAGGAAGAATCTGTGCAAAGCGAGGAAGACCCTGCTTTTGAATTGGCCAAACGATATATGAGGCCTGGACACCACTATGGGAGGAGCAGGCCTGACAGGTTTTCTCAGGAAGGGAGTCCTCCCTCTGAGGGAAGAGGACAGGCTCTTAAGAGATtgaaggagacagatgtaggCAAGGCCAGTTTAGGGGAAAAGAGGGACCACTATCCAACCCACCACAGGGCTTCAGAGGAAGAACATGACtcaggggaagaagggagaagccACCCAGTTTTCCAGGCTCCCAAGAACCTGGATGGGTTGAGGtatgagggcagaggaggtgaggAGGACACAGCTACCAGGCTTCAGAGTGAGGAGCGCCTGAAGGACAAAAGAAATCACCCCAACTCAGAGCTTGAAAAGTTGGTGAACAGATACAGTAAAGACAGCAGGGAGGAGAGGGGCAGTGAGGGGTCAAAGGGATTCGGTCACAGGGGCAAGGCAGGGGAGACAGACGCTTATTCTCTTGAcaccaaagaagagaaaagattCTTTGGTGAAGGACGTTACCATGTCCAAGAAAGCCAGCTGGACAAGGCAAGAAGGCATCCACAAAGCAAAtggcaagagcaagagagaaattaCCTCAACTATGGTGATGAAGGGGTTCATGGGAAGTGGCAGCTAGGAGACCCCACAGAAAACAGGGAAGAAGTGATCTTTCAAGACAAACAGTATAATCCCTTTCTGACCACTGAAAAGCGGAAGCGGTTAGGGGTGCTCTTCAACCCCTATTTCGACCCTCTCCAGTGGAAGAACATCAACTTAGAGAAAAAAGCCAACATAGATGACAATTTTCCTGTGGGTGAAGATGAAAATGGGTTGACCTTAAATGACAAAAATTTCTTCCCAGAATATAATTATgacttgtgggagaaaaggccCTTCTCTGAGGATGTGAATTGGGAGTAtgagaag
Above is a window of Jaculus jaculus isolate mJacJac1 chromosome 8, mJacJac1.mat.Y.cur, whole genome shotgun sequence DNA encoding:
- the Chgb gene encoding secretogranin-1; translated protein: MLRVALLGLLGATMLAAVSSVPVDNGSHSEEVVTRCIIEVLSNALSKSNIPPITPECQQALKDSGKEVSDEEKSENKNTKFEVRLLRDPVAASVPHWTSSREEAGAPGENTESRTESDTNKWEEGGGHSQEGAGEAQESLYPSNTQVSRETQAHHSEKSEGEERKEEEGEEYLQEENREDAEEEHHPEPGEKQNTFLSDRNQAVAMKKEELVARTDSQSAGNSVEKTHSRELSSQESGEEQRSQEKHPQKLNDDATSQEESVQSEEDPAFELAKRYMRPGHHYGRSRPDRFSQEGSPPSEGRGQALKRLKETDVGKASLGEKRDHYPTHHRASEEEHDSGEEGRSHPVFQAPKNLDGLRYEGRGGEEDTATRLQSEERLKDKRNHPNSELEKLVNRYSKDSREERGSEGSKGFGHRGKAGETDAYSLDTKEEKRFFGEGRYHVQESQLDKARRHPQSKWQEQERNYLNYGDEGVHGKWQLGDPTENREEVIFQDKQYNPFLTTEKRKRLGVLFNPYFDPLQWKNINLEKKANIDDNFPVGEDENGLTLNDKNFFPEYNYDLWEKRPFSEDVNWEYEKRSFPRDPKLDLKRQYDRVAELDQLLHYRKKSAEFPDFYDAEEHMEPRQETENERDLADQGVLTEEEEKELENLAVMDLELQKIAEKFSQRG